Part of the Nicotiana tabacum cultivar K326 chromosome 20, ASM71507v2, whole genome shotgun sequence genome, aaagatgTTGATAAGGTAATAAACTATGATATTCCTAGCCGGTCTCTGTAATTTATGTTAtgccaaatatttctttaactctttcaattttTATACTTAGGTCGGTTCAGACCTTAAATTGTTCAAGAAAGAAGTATATATAATTCTTGATTTTTAGGCTTCTTTATATGTTTGTAAGCCTCTTATTGTCAGATACATTATAAGTTTTTTTGGTTCTCTAGGATTTTGAAGAACTAGGTAGCATTCGAGTGCTATTCAATGATTCTATCAAGACTATATTACATGCAATAAAAAGTCAACATGATACTAACATCGTTGCTAAGGTTTCATTCAAAATATAgtcattttgaaaaatattttacccTGTTTATATTTATATTAGCATTCATCAAAGATATATCCTCAAAACTTTTGCTTGCAGTTTAGTGGcagttttgaaaaaaatgatgaGTATTACAAAGAAAAGAACAAACAACAGTATCATGGCAGTAGTGCTAAACAAGTGTTGGGCAGCAGCACTAAAATATGTATTTAAACAATTTTAACATAATTTGATAACATGTCTTACATAGGTTAAAcatattattaaattattaacAAATAATCTACATTATATTTTCAATTATTGTGTTAGATACATGACACATGTCTGTCATTCAAAAAGAGGAGAATGTTCATATATCATGTCCGATAGTTGTTGACTTATCTTCCCAATTTCAAGAGGCATTCAAGAAAGAAACTACAGGTATGATTtagtgctttttttttttgataacacTTAATAACCCTATTGAGGTTTCACCACTTTACCAGTTGCACATTCATACTTTGCGAGACTCCTATTACCCCTACATTTGTTAGAAGTCTAATAAGTACCACCTTTTGAGCTGATGTGGTACTTGCTTTGATTTGCACCTGATAAACCGCACGTGGAAGCTCTATTCtcttttttgtttactttttcctTAATACTTCATCCGCCATTTTTACACCCCAGCTTGCTTCtgccattttcttttcttcttcttcttttttctatcttttttttttcttttctatccttTCTCTGTTaatgtctttctttcttttttatttttacttttgttttcctttccatATTACTTGCCGGAAAAGTTGATGATTCCGGCGAGAAGCAAACCTTGTTTTGTATGTTTTCtcctttttaatttttacttttcttcttctttccttttctttattttcttctttcttttttctctttttttcttacaaTGTTGTTCACCAGAAAAAATGGTGATTCCGGTGATGCCATTTTTTTGCTAAGTCACCTCCACCGTTTATAAGTGGGAGAAAAtggtgaagaaaaagaaggagagataaagagaaaggaaatgtaagagaaaaagaataaaataagaccaaaaaataaataaatagaagggtaaattgaaaataaataaatgttaCACGTGGTAAGCAAGGATTGGTACGTGATTtgcattttttcttttgaaaCTGGGATTAGCCCGAAAATGTTGTACTTATTATACTTCTAAAAGATACAAGAGGGTAATATGACCCTTGTAAAATATGGTGGTGCAACTGGTAAAGTAGGAAAACCCCAATGGAGTAATTATATATTATCTATTTTGTTTTTACATATTTCACAATACATATTATATTTCAGCTACATGACATTATTTTCACAAattaactacaatttatctacatttTAATTCTACTTactacaaataatctacaattctCTTTACATTTGTTGTCACAGAGAAGAAAATTATGCATGTGCACTCTCTAAATCAGGATGCAAATGTTGACATACAAGAAGAGCATTTCAACGAGGAGAAGGAGACTATGCATTTGCAATCTCCAATTCAATAAGCAAATGTTTCCCAACAAGGAGAAGATTGCAATGAAGATTTCAGTGGTATAATATGTTATAATATAATTGTAGAAAAAAATAACAGCTTTCATATAATTtatagtttttctaacatttctGATGCAAGCAACATACAaagttattcttttgtttttAACTTTGTAGGTGAACCAGTCGACTTCATCAATGTAATTAACTCGGACAATGATTCTAGGTCTGGAAAAAGGGAAAtaacacttgatgattttgagttgcccGAGAACTTCTCACAGATAGTTAAATTCGGCGAAGTTAATGAAGATGAAACAACCCCTGTGCAACGAGGAAGAACAAGGATTCCTAGAAAGCATGTCAGATCCCCTTTTCTCCCTTATTTCAGTTCTGGTGGAAGCACTTCTGTTGGACCTCCtccaattttcaaaatcaagcatccATTTAATGGGATTATTGGAGACAATGTTGATCCTGATTTGTTGGAGGAATTCAATAAGTGGTTATATTTAGGTATCGATACGGTTTCAAAGAGGTTAAATTATGCACCTTTTTTCATATTATCAAGTGCATAGAATTTATGAATTTCCAATTGCAACTAGATTTTAATTGTACTTGCTATGTCTTTAAATAGGAAGAAGACGCCTTATACTGTAAAAGATAACCAGCTCAACCCGTGGTTTGATCTTGGAGTGGAGAAAGTTGATAAAAAGGACTGGTTTTATACTTTGCTATATCTCGGGCAAATCCTCAACAACATGGTACATTCATACCCCGGCAGAATTTAATTATAAGCTGAAGTATTCTATTATTTTAGATATTTGTagattttttatttgaaaattgtAGTTAAATTATATGCTGCAATGCgaaattatataatttatttttttgcaGTACATTGATATAATTTTACACTATTTGAGTAAGAGAGGAAAGTATGGTCCTGAAAACAGAACACAGTTTACAACTATTGACTGTATATGTTTATGATTCTATGGTCTCTTCACGTAATCACAAACTTGTTGAATCTGTATGCGctgtttttccttcaatttaaccaATTGTATTTTACATTGAATGCTAAAGCTTTTCCCCTATTATTTGTTGTAGTGATTGGAGTGTATACGTGGCGGCATTTTGCAGAATAAGTCAGTATTGGACAGTTCTGGATTTCAAAGGAAGGCCTTTCTGATATTGATCAACACCGTAGACGTTATGGAGCGCTCTTTTGGGATTATGCTAGTAAAAGCAAGAGCATGGTGAAATTAGTGAACGTGAGGTGACGGGGAGATTAGCAAGAAGAAAAGGTACACCAACTATGAGGGAGAGAACAAGAGTCCAGACCAAAAAGAATTGTTGCCCTTTTCAATAGAAAAATTATGGTGAAAGTATTTAGTTGTAACTGGATTGTATTAAAGTTATAGGGAAATTGTTTATTAAGAACAATTCAACTACAGTTTATTTGTAGCAGATTTGTGCTAAAGTTGTTTTagcttttcttttgttattttgtccAGAATTCTACTACTTACAAATAAAAATATGTGTAGCATATTTTTTTGTTGAAAGTTATTAGTACTTGATCTCCATATTGGTACTATATAATTTCTTTACATCATAACTATAATTATGTCTACAATtgctatacaaaaatatataatctATTCAAATCTAAAAGGATTGTTAGAAAAGGCTTACAATTAATAAATAAACCCAATTATTGAACAAAACAACTGCAAACCAATGGCATTAAGAGTTAAAATCTGTTTACCAAACATTCATTATAGGAGACAATCTTTATTCAAATTAGCAACACAATTACATCACAACTATAATTGTCCAGAACAGAACAAATACAACTGAATATGTCTTAAAGGACAGATTATCATCAACAGTACtcagtaaaaaaaaattctttatacTATATcaattcttattttcttttgggagCATTCCTACAAAAAATTTTGTTATGCCCTTCCTGTCCGCAGTTGTCACATGAAACCTTGTACTTCTTTgcatttatttcatcatatagtttgTATCTTTGTTTTTTAGGTCTCCCAGGCTCTTTTTCTCAGTAggtggtgtgagcacgtgatttttgtcttatatatgaattactcccataaattcaaaacaaaataatttctttcagtgtttgcaattttgtggattttcgtggcattttctgttaattgtttgcattttgtttgtACATTTTAATTAgtgtaaaataccaaaatatattGTATTTGCATTTAaggttaattttatattttatgattaattagaaaattaattgttgcataaaatagaaaaatcacaaaaaaattagtttaatttgcacttttaatttttttttaagtaaTCCACTAGGCATAGCCTagtgtttatttttattaatatcaATAACGAGAAACAAAGTGTCATGAAAtcaaataaattttgaaataactttTTCTTTAAGTAATCCACTAGgcacttttaattttagctttgattttgagtaattttcttttattaatttatttttaattaattgtgttaattatcattttagggttaattagttttttttaattttgattttaattaaatttcaaaaaaaagaaggaaaaagggaaaaaggaaaaagagttttgaattaaatttgttttgaaaaaaaaatgaagagggATTTCATATTTTGGGCCAGTTTTCAAACTAAACCCCAGGCCCAAATCTTTCAATGCAAACCCAGCCTACCCAGTCCATAACCCGCCCCAAAACCGGCCCATATCCGTGTCCAACCCGTTCCTCCACTTCCCAACCCCAAACGACCTCGTTTCAGTGGCAATagatcaggaccgtcgaggtTTCTTGATCAGATGGTCCTGAAGCCCGGGTCGCCTAATACATAAGTGTCCtaacgacccccccccccccccagccaCCCTAAACTTCTCTTCCCCTCCACAATCCCAATCCATAACCAACTTCATTCGAACACACTCAGAATCCCTTGAATCTGAGGGTGAAGTCACAAACCCTAGTGCCGCCCTCATTTCCTCCGGTGCCGGCGCTGCCTCTGTTCACCACCAAATTGACACCATAGAACCACCATGTATCAAATCCCCACTCTGTTCCTCTCGAATCTTGCTAGAGcatctcgaatcttaaatctaaggTTCGAGCCCTAGAAGTCAAAGCCAAATCTGCACATGCAATGGTGTTTCCCCAGTTTTTATGAGTGTCCTGGGCCAGTTATACCACGGAATAACATTATTCGACAAAGAACAAATAGTTGACGTTATTTGGGGGTTTAAATCGGAAAGTCAGTCGAAAGTTCGAGCCCGAGTTGGCGAGGTTCTTTCTTTCCTTTCGTTTACTCTTGTGATTCTTTCAGCTTTCTctcctcttctcttcttctctctCCCTCCgattaattaaactaaaattgAACGAGTTTTTGGCTGAGATTGAGTACTGTCCGTTTTGTTCCTTTTCAGTTTTTCTGTTCCAAGTTtggttttgtgattttttttgtttggtaTGTTTAGTTCTTTTGTTGATAGCACGATTAATTTCTGATTTCACTTTGTTTGTTTAGCCCTGTTAGCTTAATTATGATTATATGATAATTTAGTACCTTAGTTTAGGTTTTAAGTTTTGTGAAAATTGTTTAGTCGTTTTCCTACTGCTTGCCACAATTTGCTCAATCTTGGTTCATTTTGTTTGGGCTCTAAATTCATTTCAGAAACCACTCCAAAGAATTCGAATTGATTTTTTGAGCCCAGGTCTAGTTTAACCATTGGGTCATTTGACCCATGACCAATTTGAGGTCCTGAATGGTAATTTTCAGGGGTTTGAGGGTAATTTAGGAATTCTGGTTTAGGGAATCTTTGAAAACTGATtgaggaagcttctaggaagctggggtgggggctaTTTGGGAATTCTGAGGTTTACACCAGGGATTGCTATGCTAAAATGAAAACTTCAGAAGGTTTTAAGGGCAATTTTGAATTCTTTAAGGCTGCCctagtagcttgcctataaaggaaTTGTTACTTAGAACTCAAGGCAGATTTGGAAGggctaaaaaatacaaaaaaaaaagagaaacggcTAAAAGAGAGACAAAaactactgttccattgaaatTCATTTGGTGATTTTGAAGTTTTTTCAAGTTCTGAATCAAATCTCTGGTTtatttgagttgaaaatggtTTAAGCATTCCTGTGGTTAGCATATGAGGTTCTTTTAAAGCTCCTggggttgttttgagttttaaacttggGCATTCAAGTTTGGTTTGAGCTGATTTCTGATGCTGACTTCTTGCTGATGTTCTACTGatttcttcctcttttctttgCTCTAACTGCACCAGTTACTCTTCTGAAACCATGTTGGAAATGAAGCATGTTTGAGTTTCATATAAAGATTTGTAAACCGAGCTGAAGTTGAATGAAAAGCATTAGTCCCTGTTGTTGGTTACTGTTTGATTTTGCCATATTCTTATTCATGTTTTAGTCTAGCTTAGTGTGAATACTCCATTTCCTGATATACATTTGGTTTTAAGTGCTGGATTTGGACCTTGTGTGAATACAGCTGATTCAAGAGTGTTTTGGACTTGGtagaatatatattaattaaggACTATGATTCCTAGTTTAACTAGTTAAGGCTGGCTGATTTGGATGTGTGTTTCATAGCTTTGGTAAATTCTAAGTTCAGATTCTTTATGTTGTTGGTCTAGAAAGCTTGATTTAGGCTTAtttctcactgattattttagATTTACTCCTATATCGCTTGAAATACAGTACAGGGGTTTTAGAGTTGTCATTTTGCTCATGTAAACCTTGAATCTTAAAAAACTTTCGAATGGGATTTGAGTCTGATTTTTGActtgaaattttcagatttggttTAACTCTTCATATTTAATTTGCTTGGGCACGTGTCGATGTCGTGTGGTCTATTTAAATGTGCTATATTTGAATCAGAATTTAATACGAGTTGGGGGCCTTTGAGTTTTGTTGTTAATTGGTGAATAATTTGTGTAAAGGTCTGTTGTTGCAATTGGGATTGTATCTTCACCTTAGAACCTATGTAGCATTAAAATGTGCTTTGCATTTGGCATTTTAATGCTAACTTATTGATTATTAAATTTTAGCTTAAGCTTTGGCATAACATAAGTAGAAATCTTCCATGTCTATTAATTAACTAATCACGCTCTTTTAATTAGATTCAAGGTGcgtcgtgccaaacaaaatgacAAATCGCACGACCCCCgcttaattaaatttttttcaaTCCTTAGAATCCGAGGCGTGCCACTTAGCTAATTTTcaatggccctcgcaaagttgcaacgCGAAATTGCTTTAGGTGCGTTAGTTTATaattttaccttcctaaactcgggtgtgcattcatgtgacccaaatcaaatcccaaaacattgaattcggattgcgggtgcatttcatgtggcgcgatccaaagacatgttttagacaACGTTCAATCTACTTCAAAAAtggaataaaagcggttaagagttaaaatttgcacataggttcataattgtttaaaatcagataattaagttgaatataacaattgagcgaccgtgctagaatcacggaactcgggaatgcctaacaccttctccccggttaatagaattccttacccgaatttctggttcgtggactgtaatacagagtcaaccttttcctcgactcgagatttgaaccggtgacttgggacaccataaattatcccaagtggtgactttgAATCTTTAATTGcaataatcccgttttgattgtcctttaattggaaaaactcccttatactatacccttccgggggtgtaggtaaaaaggaggtgtgacatgtgGCATTACAACCTATCATGATATATGTTATGGAACATTTCATTTGCTTTCATCAAGTAGAGGATCTACTGGTATTTCATAAATTTGCAGAAGGCTCTCCCTTGTGTAATAAGGAGAACAATAATTTTCATAAGACTCGTTCATGTGGACCAGTAAGTTCATCAAGCTGAAATTATCCACAACTACATCTCTTATTTTGAAGGCAAACAATGAAGCGTTTCACACTATCTATCATACTATGGATGTAATTTGTTGAAGCCCTCGCCTACAATTTCATTACAAACATACAACAAGTTGTTAGCACTAGATAAAagacaaaataactacaattgtACAACAACATAACTATAATTATCAGTATATATTTAGTTTGATGAAATCAATGATCTGATGTTATGGATCATAACTTACTCTCATCTTCTGCGATAATGTCATGTTGTCATCcaactctttgttgtatttttttctAAGGTATGTGAATGTACCATTTGCATTCAATAACTTTTTATTAGTCCAACGTTCAAGAAGAGTCATCATGTACTCTAATAGTTGAACTACAGGCAGCTCTCTTGCATTTTTGGTTACCGCATTCAAAGACTCTACAATGCTTTATGTCATCATTCATGTTCTGTTCACCGTAGCATGTGCCCGAGACCATCTGTGATAACCTATATCGTATAGGTATGCTTTAACACGTGTGTTGatctcttcaatctttgacattcTTTGATTAAATTCATCAAGCGTGTATGATCGTGCCATGGCAAAGTACAATTCGCTTAGTATTGGATGATCTTTCTTGAAatttgaccttatatttgtccaaatatgccacatgcaagCATAATGTGGCATGCCGGTATAAACAGTAAATGTTGCCTTCAATATACTCTCATTCCAATCCGAAATAACACACATATTTGGTTTTTCACCATATGCATGTTTGAATTGCTCAAAAAAATCACCTTCATGATGCGTCATTTTCTTAATCAACAACGCATATGCTAGTGGTAATATGCTATCTATCACATAGGTAGCaaaaacaaatttaatttcagTAATAAAacttgaaaatatcaaaaatacagTTTCAGAAACAACTTTATtacaatatttttacaattaatcTACATTACCTGTTGCATCCATTGTGCTAGCTGTTAGCATGATTCCCCTATATGCCGACTTCAAGAAGGTGCCATCGACTACTACAACTAGACTACAATGCTCCTAATCCTTGATGGACGTACTAAGGGCAACAAATTCATACAAGAAACTATCATTTTCTACCTTCTGCAATTTCACTACCTATCCTGAATAAGTCTTCTCTAAAATATACAAGTAATACGGCAATCGACGTAGGAATCAATAGGATGACCTCTCAAAAATTCCAAAGCCTTTTCATTTACTCTCCAAGCTTGCATGTATGTTAAGTTCATACTATTTACATGTCAGTTTGTATGTCTTTTGGTGTGTATATTGTCTTAGGATCCACATATTTTGGCATGACCATGCTGCCAACTACCATGACAGTAGCTTTGCGTTGTATATATATGTTGTCCATCAAAGAGCATGTGTGCAAGCTGTTAAATTTTTTAACCTTGAACAATGTTGATTTATTTATGCCTGTGGACTTGAAGTGCCACGTACAATTATCACCAACACATACGTGGCAGTAGCTTCAgaataaaaataatgataaaaatgtCATACAAATTGTAGTTACCAAGAAATTGGGATGTTTATGCATAACAAATTGttctaaataatttatatacaatttatatacataaaaattataaCTTATACACAATATGATTTTGACAAATAGAATGTTCTTATCTTCTTCCACTAGACCTTTTCACCCTAAATTGAAACTTATTCATGACAGCATATTGTTTCACTGCACTGATAATTGTTTGCTTGTCTTGATAAACTTGACCTACTTTTTACTTTTGGCGTATGTTCTGTTATGATGATACTTTTATATTCCACAATTGCAGGGGATGTTGGCATATCAATCAACTTCACTGTTCGTGATACTTCTCCAAATGTGTTACAATTGCTTGACGATTGTACCGCGTTAGTATTACGACAATCACAAATACTTGCACCCAATTAAAAGTATAGTAATTCAGACCTCTGTATATTCGGGTGTTCAGTATTTGACAGAAATTAAATTTGCATTATACTTGTATATACTTTGTTCTGTGATCACATTTTGCTTTTTTCAAACCTTAATTACTATGTAACAGTTACACTTCAATTATTTTTTAGAGACATAACAGTTGAACTACATTTGTTATGTAGTACAATTATAGATAATTTATAGTAAAATTGTAGAACAATTAAAATTGAAAAACATGCAAAAACAGAGCAAGCTTGCAATTGTGCTCGCATTCGACATACTATATTCCAAATCGAAATCCCTTACTGTTATACACAACGAATACATTCCTgagtttttattttcctttttcgtcTCCACATACACTCGAACTCCCATATCGTTCCGAATTTTCATTGGAGGATAATGTTCGTTGACAATGTATTTGATCTCGATGATTTTTACAGAAGTATCGATCATTAGATGCTCTGCAATTGCGGCATTCAATTGACTATAATTTGAATCTTCATTGACTATAATTccatcaacatcaaaatctaTGTATCTCCCAAAGATATCCCACCGACCATTTAGCTGAAATATTATTGCCAATTTTGACATTATATCGCcaaattcaattcaattgtagaGAAAACAATTATGCAATCCTATGAAAACTTTAGAATGTAGCTAAATGTTCATAGCTGATTCTCAATACTTCACGTTAATCTGGAATTGTGTTCTTCAGAagcttttttttgttgttgcctTGTTTATGGAAATCAGAGGAAATATGCGTAAAAGAAGGATTCTGCAGATATGTTGCCATGTTTATGGTGTGATGATTGCGTCTAAATTTTGTAACTGAAATATACGCTGTCCCAAAATCGCGCTTCTAAAACAGGACTCTACTGAAGAAAGGAGTCTATTTTAAACGAATGTACTATATTTTTTGTAGCTAAAACATGTTTAGGTAGGTTAAATTTCAAAAGTGGGATAATtttggtaataaggtttcatagtgtataagaaagaaaaaatgcaaaggtgaaaAAGCGGAGCAGTTTGATATCTCAAAGCTCCATGGTTGCGGGAATAAACTATACTACCATTTTGAAAGAAAACCTTGCAACCAAATTCAATTTAGCTATGTTAAAGATAATAAAGCCAGTATTTGTGGGTTTAAGAACCATATGAAATTGGAAGATGTCTCTTTATTGGCATGATATAATTTCAGAAGTAGATTGGTCCTACAACAACTTAGAGACTAAATTCATACGAGAAAGATGGATGTTTGTTCTTGAGAtattaagtgggcgtttggacataagaattgtaaaattcaaaaaataagtgaaattttttttcaattaaaaacgatatttgaaaattagagttgtgtttggacatgaatataattttgggttgtttttgaagctttgtgagtgaaaattttgaaaaacggctttttgaagttttttaaattttctaaaaattccaaaattcatcttcgagtgaaaattggaaattttatgaccaaatacagattttgaaaaaaagtgaaattttttcgaaaaaaagtaattttttttatgtccaaacgggcactAATACACTGATCTTGAAACTTGCATGATTCACTATGCTACTTGAATATTGAAGATGGAACaaatttttcatgaaaatatGATACATTTAGTTTCGACAGAAAATTTAACTGTAGAATATGAGGGCAGCCTCACTCTTAAACTAAATGGGGCTAGTGAGAATTTCAACTAACAAATTACATTACATTAGCAAGAACAATAACAGTTATAGTACTtcctccggtccataataagtgaccttttgacctttttattttggtccaaaataagtgtcttTTTTACCTAAtcaagaagaaattaattttatttttcaaaatttgtccTTATTTACATATTTCAATGTGTCAAGCTAAGGTAACAATTATATAAGGGTAATTTAGTGAATACATCTTTTTTCTTTAAGAGTTTATATTTTCTTAAGGGGTGTGTCAAAGACTAAAAAGTCACTTATTATAGACGGAAGAGAGTAACAAATTAGAAAGGGGCAACACTTGTAACTACCAATTGTTAAGGTGGAAACTTTGAACTTAGAGATTGTCCCCGTAGCTTCATTGCTCATGAGTAATATGCCATGTAAACTTGCACACCTCAATATATAATGGCTCTGGTTTTTCGTACTTTTTGTCAAAACATATATAGTTGAAGCAATTTACCTAACAAACACTTAGAGAAACAAAATAACCATGCAAAGTCAGGAAAAATACACACATCGATCGCACTAGAGTTCTTTAGAATGGAGAACTAAGCTTAAACAGAAATTTGTGTAACtcaacaatacaatacaataaacGATGCAATACAATACCAGCTTTCACTTTCCTGCTTGAAAACTCAAATATTTGGAGTTCCATCAATTGGTGTAGGTGCAGATTCCACTTTTTTACCTCTTTCACTTTTACTATTACCAGCAAATTTCATGCTTGCCTGGTGAAAACCATTCTCTTTCTCAGTTAAACTCCACTCTTTCATGTAGTAATCTTCCTCTGTCAACCCTTTAGATGAGGGACCATAGCACATTCCACCCCATTGTGGGAAGTATATAAACATAATGGGGAGGGTGCAACATATAATCATGATACCCATGTATGTAATCCCTGTTTCTGTTGAATATCTTGTTCCTCTAAAGAAAATTACTTGTGTTAGTACTGCTCCAACATTTCCTCCTCCTCCTGTCATTCCCGAAATTATGCCCAGTGATCTATTTAAAGCAAACAAACATCCAAGGATTAGACTTTAAACAAGTGACGAGATGTGTTCTTTACAAGGATATATTGACAGTGTGACAAGAAGCAGGTTACTTACTATTTACTTGAGGTTACTACTTAATTATTATATAGAGTTTTCAATAATctgattgtgtaaatatttttcaCAACCGTCAGTTATAGAATTTGAACTCTTTCTTATATAGTCTCTAGCACCTCGTGAATGAGAACCGACCCGTTGATTTGGCCACCATAGAGGTTAGCATCTAGGATCTCGAACTAAAAGGATGGCCTGAGACGGGTCCTCTTAATTAAAAGAGGTTTCGCGTCAGGCCCATAATCGAACCAAGGACTCGAAGGTTAATGGGTCAGTCCTGAATCGAACCGGCCCCTTTGTCaggtttaaataaaataaaccttGAGTAGTAATAATAAAACCAGGTGGAATACATACCTTCTTGAAACAAATGGAACTGCCCCGAAAGTGAGGCCGCAGGCAGCTTGACAAAACACTGAAAACACAAGCATCGCAACGATAGAAGCACTTAAAGATTCTACTTTCCCTAAAAGAACACATAACAAGCCTCCTATAGTTTGCACAATCCATAGTGCCCGAAGCCTTCCCCTCATTCCGAACCTTTTCGCCACAATATCAGACAATATCCCTCCTCCAGGCCTGGAAAATAAATTCGCTAACCCGAAACTGGCTGCAATGATTCCAGCTGTGTGAAGATTCACATGGAACCTGTCAAAAAAATACTGTGCAATTATGTTGTCCACAGTAAGTTCAACCCCAAAACAATAGCCGTAGGTCAATGCCAAGATCCATCCTCTATAATTGGTAACTGCATGATACAAAACATCTGACATATTatctttatgcttttctcctgATTTATGAAGCTGTGCATAATTCCCATCAGGCATATCTTGGCCTAAAAAGAAAACAGCATATGCTGATAAAGCCTGAAACATGGCAGGTATAAGAAATGCAATTCTCCAAGCAGTAAACTCAGTTGCACCAATTTTATGTATTAGTGAAAAGACTAAAGGCATAATTAGCTGTGTAGCTCCGCCGCCAAGATTTCCCCAGCCTCCGGCTATGCCATTGGCCGTGCCAACTACCTTAGCAGAGAACATCGAGCTCATCCAGAATTGGGTCGAGACAAAAG contains:
- the LOC107796634 gene encoding high affinity nitrate transporter 2.5-like, which produces MENMESESNADRKFALPVDSEHKATEFRVYSASAPHMRSFHLSWISFFSCFVSTFAAPPLLPIIRDNLDLTATDIGNAGIAAVSGAVFARIAMGTACDLFGPRLASSALILLTAPAVFLTAISNSAISFLLVRFFTGFSLATFVSTQFWMSSMFSAKVVGTANGIAGGWGNLGGGATQLIMPLVFSLIHKIGATEFTAWRIAFLIPAMFQALSAYAVFFLGQDMPDGNYAQLHKSGEKHKDNMSDVLYHAVTNYRGWILALTYGYCFGVELTVDNIIAQYFFDRFHVNLHTAGIIAASFGLANLFSRPGGGILSDIVAKRFGMRGRLRALWIVQTIGGLLCVLLGKVESLSASIVAMLVFSVFCQAACGLTFGAVPFVSRRSLGIISGMTGGGGNVGAVLTQVIFFRGTRYSTETGITYMGIMIICCTLPIMFIYFPQWGGMCYGPSSKGLTEEDYYMKEWSLTEKENGFHQASMKFAGNSKSERGKKVESAPTPIDGTPNI